A genomic window from Trueperaceae bacterium includes:
- the ugpC gene encoding sn-glycerol-3-phosphate ABC transporter ATP-binding protein UgpC, protein MGSVRFENVTKSFGDKARITAVDNSNLEIRDGEFTVLVGPSGCGKSTSLRMIAGLERPTSGEIYIGDREVTRLHPRARNIAMVFQDYALYPHMTVKENLSFGLRNLGFKRSEWLPRVDEAARILGIEALLDRRPRELSGGQRQRVALGRAIVREPEVFLLDEPLSNLDAKLRVQMRVELAELQCRLGTTMVYVTHDQEEAMTLGHRIVVMREGVIQQMDTPETIYNRPANAFVARFIGSPPMNLFPGTVRDGPGGPSFESSESDLKIDLPAAWERPLRPYAGREIFLGIRPENIGAAKGDQEAPEPHASNLDVTITAGAVEMLGPQKLVYFHVGSVLAVATLAPDHPVRAGDEIETIWDGRKLHIFDLESEERIDLQPEEVTVH, encoded by the coding sequence GTGGGTAGCGTCCGATTCGAGAACGTCACCAAGAGTTTCGGCGACAAAGCGAGGATCACCGCCGTCGACAATTCGAACCTGGAGATACGGGACGGCGAGTTCACCGTGCTCGTCGGTCCCTCCGGCTGCGGCAAGAGCACCTCGCTGCGGATGATCGCCGGGCTCGAGAGGCCCACCAGCGGCGAGATCTACATCGGCGACCGGGAGGTTACCCGGCTGCATCCGAGGGCCCGCAACATCGCCATGGTCTTCCAGGACTACGCCCTCTACCCCCACATGACGGTCAAGGAGAACCTCTCCTTCGGCCTCCGCAACCTCGGCTTCAAACGGAGCGAGTGGCTGCCGAGGGTGGACGAGGCCGCGCGGATCCTGGGCATCGAAGCGCTGCTCGATCGCCGGCCCCGCGAGCTCTCCGGGGGTCAGCGCCAGCGCGTGGCCCTGGGCCGTGCCATAGTTCGGGAGCCCGAGGTATTCCTCCTCGACGAGCCCCTTTCCAACCTCGACGCCAAGCTGAGAGTCCAGATGCGGGTCGAACTGGCCGAGCTGCAATGTCGCCTGGGCACGACCATGGTCTACGTCACCCACGATCAGGAAGAGGCGATGACGCTGGGCCACCGGATCGTGGTGATGCGCGAAGGCGTGATCCAGCAGATGGACACCCCGGAAACCATCTACAACCGGCCCGCCAACGCCTTCGTGGCCCGCTTCATCGGCTCCCCGCCCATGAACCTCTTCCCCGGCACCGTCCGGGACGGACCCGGCGGGCCGAGCTTCGAAAGCAGCGAGAGCGATCTGAAGATCGATCTGCCGGCTGCCTGGGAGCGCCCCCTGCGGCCCTACGCAGGGCGCGAGATCTTCCTGGGCATCAGGCCCGAGAACATAGGCGCGGCCAAGGGCGACCAGGAGGCTCCGGAACCCCACGCCTCGAACCTCGACGTCACGATCACGGCCGGAGCGGTCGAGATGCTGGGCCCCCAGAAGCTCGTCTACTTCCACGTCGGAAGCGTGCTGGCCGTGGCGACCCTCGCGCCGGACCACCCCGTGCGGGCCGGAGACGAGATCGAAACGATCTGGGATGGTCGCAAGCTACACATCTTCGACCTGGAGTCCGAGGAACGCATCGACCTGCAGCCGGAAGAGGTGACCGTTCATTGA
- a CDS encoding FadR/GntR family transcriptional regulator, producing MTAIPRVVTQTKTEAVIESLAHYVSASDLQVDDRLPSERDLALALGVSRPVLREALKHLEALGVVEPRPGSGTYLRSPLSPNDLHLVMRLELERESLMKVLELRRAIESEAAAMAAVHASDEGIRELERLVDVLEEDFATKGDNPEADRAFHIALYRLSDNRLFGEVMKSVWDQIEKFWKYPLGKQDFAKRTLPLHRKTFERIRDRDPEGARAAIHEMFAIVEEDLRE from the coding sequence GTGACAGCGATTCCGCGGGTCGTTACCCAAACCAAGACCGAAGCCGTGATCGAGTCACTCGCGCACTACGTGAGCGCATCGGACCTCCAGGTGGACGACCGACTCCCCTCCGAACGCGACCTCGCCCTGGCGCTGGGCGTGAGCCGGCCGGTCCTGCGAGAGGCCCTGAAGCATCTAGAGGCGCTCGGAGTCGTCGAGCCGAGGCCGGGTAGCGGAACCTACCTCCGCTCACCCCTCTCGCCCAACGACCTCCACCTGGTCATGCGCCTCGAACTAGAGCGCGAGTCGCTGATGAAGGTCCTGGAGTTGCGTCGCGCGATCGAAAGCGAGGCCGCTGCGATGGCGGCGGTGCACGCGAGCGACGAGGGGATACGGGAGCTCGAGCGCCTGGTGGACGTTCTCGAAGAGGACTTCGCCACCAAGGGCGACAACCCCGAAGCGGACCGGGCGTTCCACATCGCGCTCTACCGCCTCTCCGACAACCGGCTCTTCGGAGAAGTCATGAAGTCGGTGTGGGACCAGATCGAGAAGTTCTGGAAGTACCCGCTGGGCAAGCAGGACTTCGCCAAGCGAACCCTCCCGCTTCACCGGAAGACCTTCGAACGCATAAGGGACCGCGATCCGGAGGGCGCCCGCGCGGCCATACACGAGATGTTCGCGATCGTGGAGGAGGACCTCCGTGAGTGA
- a CDS encoding aminotransferase class I/II-fold pyridoxal phosphate-dependent enzyme: MSEERKGRTTGRPGRNGELERDEDSFDIETLLLQDAPLPPAHGAAPALHQTSLFTFASFSEMRAAIESKRGTLYTRGRNPTVRAFEEKVALLEGAEDAVAFASGMAAIAAAVLSNVESGSKIVCVRNVYPDAHKLMTRFLPRYGVETVFVDGSDTDAVAAKLDGASLLYLENPTTLLFELQDLEALTSLAREHGAITIVDNSWATPLLQRPLDHGADLVLHSASKYLSGHSDVVAGVVAGSGERVAAIRDLELMVIGGKLSPFDAWLLLRGLRTLPIRMKRHHSSAERVAEFLRDHPAVESVNYPGDRDNPHSELFDKYFDGAGGLLSFELTDERLVEPFVDALRVFRLGVSWGGFESLVYPALMSHLTGGPYSATAAFGVPRTLVRLFVGLEDPGDLVSDLAQAISTARRTLEKGERNMEV, translated from the coding sequence GTGAGTGAGGAACGGAAGGGTCGGACCACCGGCAGGCCGGGCAGGAACGGAGAGCTCGAGCGTGACGAGGATAGTTTCGACATCGAGACGCTGCTCCTCCAGGACGCCCCTCTGCCGCCGGCGCACGGCGCCGCACCGGCCCTGCACCAGACCTCGCTCTTCACCTTCGCTTCGTTCAGCGAGATGCGGGCGGCCATCGAGTCGAAGCGAGGCACCCTCTACACACGCGGAAGGAACCCCACCGTTCGCGCCTTCGAGGAGAAGGTGGCGCTGCTGGAGGGAGCCGAGGACGCGGTCGCCTTCGCCAGCGGCATGGCTGCCATCGCCGCGGCCGTTCTCTCCAACGTCGAGTCGGGCTCGAAGATCGTGTGCGTGCGCAACGTCTACCCCGATGCCCACAAGCTGATGACCCGGTTCCTGCCGCGATACGGGGTCGAAACCGTCTTCGTCGACGGCAGCGACACCGACGCGGTGGCCGCGAAGCTCGACGGCGCCAGCCTCCTCTACCTGGAGAACCCTACGACCCTCCTCTTCGAACTCCAGGACCTGGAAGCGCTCACCTCGCTCGCACGCGAGCACGGCGCCATCACCATCGTCGACAACTCGTGGGCCACGCCGCTGCTGCAGCGTCCGCTCGATCATGGAGCCGACCTGGTCCTACACTCCGCCTCCAAGTACCTTTCCGGCCACTCTGACGTCGTTGCCGGCGTGGTTGCGGGCAGCGGCGAACGGGTCGCGGCGATTCGCGACCTCGAGCTGATGGTGATAGGCGGCAAACTCTCGCCCTTCGACGCCTGGCTCCTGCTTCGCGGCCTTCGCACGCTGCCCATCCGAATGAAGCGACACCACTCCTCGGCCGAGCGGGTCGCCGAGTTCCTTCGCGACCACCCGGCGGTCGAGAGCGTCAACTACCCCGGCGACCGGGATAACCCGCACTCGGAACTGTTCGACAAGTATTTCGACGGCGCGGGCGGCCTGCTCAGCTTCGAACTCACCGACGAGCGGCTGGTCGAGCCGTTCGTCGACGCCTTGCGTGTCTTCCGACTGGGGGTCAGTTGGGGCGGCTTCGAGAGTCTCGTCTACCCGGCCCTCATGAGCCACCTCACGGGCGGACCCTACTCGGCGACCGCCGCTTTCGGCGTTCCCCGCACGCTCGTGCGGCTGTTCGTGGGGCTCGAAGACCCCGGTGACCTCGTTTCCGACCTCGCTCAGGCGATTTCCACTGCTCGAAGGACCCTTGAGAAAGGGGAGCGCAACATGGAGGTGTGA
- a CDS encoding AzlD domain-containing protein, with product MTSTFTILLMALVTYLPRLAGFMLAGSRVPPFWLRFLRFVPISVFAVLIVPALPGAGGLGARAAAAAVAGLLMWRRRSLALGLLGGLATFYLLRML from the coding sequence GTGACCTCCACCTTCACCATCCTGCTCATGGCCCTGGTCACCTATCTTCCGCGCCTGGCAGGCTTCATGCTCGCAGGCTCCCGGGTCCCACCGTTCTGGTTGCGCTTCCTGCGCTTCGTCCCGATCTCGGTGTTCGCCGTCCTCATCGTTCCCGCACTTCCGGGCGCAGGCGGCTTGGGGGCTCGCGCAGCCGCCGCCGCGGTCGCCGGCCTCCTGATGTGGCGAAGGCGCAGCCTGGCCCTGGGGCTGCTGGGAGGATTGGCGACCTTCTACCTGTTGCGGATGCTCTGA
- a CDS encoding ABC transporter substrate-binding protein, with translation MKLASRSLALMLAIALAFSALAQDSYQPEEFDGFPYDDQPNAVIPNDVIVVMGSDDFDPSTPAGAYLQEVARVYEQMHPNIDVQLNYGSWGDLWNKVGVMLGNRQGPDLVVGPRDYLMATGRGGGQWEDIVTVPEDQFLRPMALEALGATLREASRFPGRDGYMVWPWTVYIDGTMVVNGDMIREAGMDPLEIQRNGWTMEQFMDVAAQVSDDDSVAAFFGPMGGHNGERIFLTGLLSHRIPYRLQAHGGGQPTFIDIETGETHFDAEGFTRGCEAIRTFIDEGWVPENTVGIAFEESRDAFITGQTAFSFDGPDLINLVEERNRQIENGEVQGDPVEAFVVPRPHFGGGDEWQPVPITALSYGYYSFKQEPYKGDAHTRNVFDFARFLTDPVFQVRQAADNNIPPDPRVYLGEQSWFPGILGSGPNAQYVQSLREVWQPSMKIYISMATTPEWQAAIRDFNTEVYTPTKEEVFLGRISCDEAVSQIQTGLERVAQEVPQGERLTEEAPAIAEDMAAFAREIGQPE, from the coding sequence ATGAAACTCGCCTCGAGAAGCCTCGCCCTTATGCTGGCTATCGCCCTGGCATTCAGCGCGCTGGCCCAGGACAGCTACCAGCCGGAGGAGTTCGACGGCTTCCCCTACGACGATCAGCCGAACGCCGTCATCCCCAACGACGTGATCGTGGTGATGGGGTCGGACGACTTCGACCCCTCCACGCCCGCAGGCGCCTACCTGCAGGAAGTCGCCCGGGTGTACGAGCAGATGCACCCGAACATCGACGTGCAGCTCAACTACGGCTCGTGGGGCGACCTGTGGAACAAGGTCGGCGTCATGCTGGGCAACCGGCAGGGACCCGACCTCGTCGTCGGTCCCCGCGACTACCTGATGGCCACGGGCCGCGGCGGCGGTCAGTGGGAGGACATCGTCACCGTTCCCGAGGACCAGTTCCTCCGCCCCATGGCACTCGAGGCGTTGGGAGCCACGCTCCGCGAAGCATCCCGCTTCCCTGGCCGCGATGGCTACATGGTGTGGCCCTGGACCGTCTACATCGACGGCACGATGGTCGTCAACGGCGACATGATCCGCGAAGCCGGAATGGACCCGCTCGAGATCCAGCGGAACGGCTGGACCATGGAACAGTTCATGGACGTAGCCGCTCAGGTGAGCGACGACGACTCGGTAGCGGCTTTCTTCGGCCCGATGGGCGGACACAACGGCGAGCGCATCTTCCTCACCGGCCTCCTCTCGCACCGCATCCCCTACCGCCTGCAGGCTCACGGCGGCGGCCAGCCCACGTTCATCGACATCGAGACGGGCGAGACCCACTTCGATGCCGAAGGCTTCACCCGTGGCTGCGAAGCCATCCGCACCTTCATCGACGAGGGCTGGGTACCTGAGAACACCGTTGGCATCGCCTTCGAAGAGTCGCGTGACGCCTTCATCACCGGCCAGACCGCCTTCTCGTTCGACGGACCCGACCTGATCAACCTGGTCGAGGAGCGCAACCGCCAGATCGAGAACGGTGAGGTCCAGGGCGATCCGGTCGAGGCGTTCGTCGTGCCGCGCCCCCACTTCGGCGGCGGCGACGAGTGGCAGCCGGTGCCCATCACCGCCCTCTCCTACGGGTACTACTCGTTCAAGCAGGAGCCGTACAAGGGCGACGCCCACACCCGCAACGTCTTCGATTTCGCCCGCTTCCTCACCGACCCGGTCTTCCAGGTCCGGCAGGCGGCGGACAACAACATCCCGCCCGACCCGCGGGTCTATCTGGGCGAGCAGAGCTGGTTCCCGGGGATCCTGGGCAGCGGCCCCAACGCCCAGTACGTGCAGTCACTGCGCGAGGTGTGGCAGCCCAGCATGAAGATCTACATCTCGATGGCCACCACGCCCGAGTGGCAGGCCGCCATCCGCGACTTCAACACCGAGGTCTACACGCCCACGAAGGAAGAGGTCTTCCTGGGCCGGATCAGCTGCGACGAGGCCGTATCGCAGATCCAGACGGGCCTCGAACGTGTCGCGCAGGAAGTCCCCCAGGGTGAGCGCCTCACCGAGGAAGCTCCGGCGATCGCCGAGGACATGGCGGCTTTCGCTCGGGAGATCGGTCAGCCCGAGTAG
- a CDS encoding carbohydrate ABC transporter permease, with protein sequence MATVARRNRERQQADTFERTERARRAGLVIAYATLAFWAVLSLIPIYFLFMLSFEDLGVSLTVRDIKFWPSNPSWENYVSLFQLDAPFWIERRPVIRWLFNSALIALVPTVSNLIFDSMAGYALAKMRFPGRSLIFGMVVATMTIPEFITFIPLYRMMFDFEWINTYWALLFPGFAGVAGIFLMKQSIQSLPSSLMDAARIDACSEWGIFWKIILPLSKPVLAIVGITSFMAGWNAYFWPYLVAQSRDMLVLQAGLSSMMGAGATGLPPSSNDLGMVLAGASIAAIPMIIVFFLFQKYIVQGITVGGVKG encoded by the coding sequence ATGGCAACCGTCGCCAGACGAAATCGCGAGAGGCAGCAGGCCGACACCTTCGAGCGCACCGAGCGTGCACGTCGCGCCGGGTTGGTGATCGCCTACGCCACTCTCGCCTTCTGGGCGGTGCTGTCGCTCATCCCCATCTACTTCCTGTTCATGCTCTCCTTCGAGGACCTGGGGGTCAGCCTGACCGTCAGAGACATCAAGTTCTGGCCCAGCAACCCCTCCTGGGAGAACTACGTGAGCCTCTTCCAGCTGGACGCTCCCTTCTGGATCGAGAGGCGTCCGGTGATCCGCTGGCTCTTCAACAGCGCCCTCATCGCCCTCGTGCCGACCGTCTCCAACCTGATCTTCGATTCGATGGCCGGATACGCGCTGGCCAAGATGCGCTTCCCCGGTCGCTCGCTCATCTTCGGCATGGTCGTCGCGACGATGACCATCCCCGAGTTCATCACCTTCATCCCCCTCTACCGGATGATGTTCGACTTCGAGTGGATCAACACCTACTGGGCCCTGCTCTTCCCTGGCTTCGCCGGCGTTGCCGGCATCTTCCTCATGAAGCAGAGCATCCAGAGCCTGCCCTCCTCTCTCATGGACGCCGCCCGCATCGACGCCTGCAGCGAGTGGGGGATCTTCTGGAAGATCATCCTGCCCCTCTCCAAACCGGTGCTGGCGATCGTCGGCATCACCTCGTTCATGGCCGGCTGGAACGCCTACTTCTGGCCCTACCTGGTCGCCCAGTCGCGCGACATGCTGGTGCTGCAGGCCGGCCTCTCCTCGATGATGGGCGCCGGCGCCACGGGGCTGCCCCCCTCGAGCAACGACCTCGGCATGGTGCTGGCCGGCGCCAGCATCGCGGCGATCCCCATGATCATCGTCTTCTTCCTCTTCCAGAAGTACATCGTCCAGGGGATAACCGTGGGCGGAGTGAAAGGTTAG
- a CDS encoding sugar ABC transporter permease: MAKKPFLRRYFEDSRYSEWRWAYIFLGVDLAWAGLFLFFPLALALIFSFQEFSLANIGDVRFIGFDNYIEILTDVRGWWHSVKITAIWTFFTVPVNVAIAMGLSLLIARLPDGPANFFKGAFYLPAVVSQVVLSVIMVWIFSPRSGLANMILTSIGLPPQRWYASPEMALFTLMLMAWLTGHGFGVLLYTAALKRIPNSLYEAADIDSTPAWKKFWNITWPLIKPTTLYVTIIQLIASFQTFAGAFFITKGGPLRSTEFLNWRIYETFYTEGNFGMASAMAVILMIFIMIISIASFRMLGTDVEY; encoded by the coding sequence ATGGCCAAGAAACCTTTCCTCCGACGCTACTTCGAGGACAGCCGCTACAGCGAGTGGCGCTGGGCCTATATCTTCTTGGGGGTCGACCTGGCCTGGGCCGGGTTGTTCCTCTTCTTCCCGCTGGCGTTGGCGCTTATCTTCAGTTTCCAGGAATTCAGCCTGGCCAATATTGGCGATGTTCGCTTCATCGGCTTCGACAACTACATCGAGATCCTCACCGACGTTCGCGGTTGGTGGCATTCGGTGAAGATCACAGCCATCTGGACGTTCTTCACCGTGCCGGTGAACGTCGCGATCGCCATGGGCCTGTCGCTGCTCATCGCCCGGCTACCCGATGGCCCCGCCAACTTCTTCAAGGGCGCCTTCTACCTGCCGGCCGTGGTGAGCCAGGTCGTCCTCTCGGTGATCATGGTCTGGATCTTCTCCCCGCGCAGCGGACTCGCGAACATGATCCTCACCTCGATCGGGCTCCCGCCACAGCGCTGGTACGCCTCGCCCGAGATGGCACTGTTCACCCTGATGCTGATGGCCTGGCTCACCGGGCACGGCTTCGGCGTGCTGCTCTATACCGCGGCCCTCAAGCGCATCCCCAACAGCCTCTACGAGGCCGCCGACATCGACTCGACGCCGGCCTGGAAGAAGTTCTGGAACATCACCTGGCCGCTCATCAAACCGACCACCCTGTACGTGACCATCATCCAGCTGATCGCCTCGTTCCAGACGTTCGCCGGCGCCTTCTTCATAACCAAGGGCGGTCCGCTGCGCTCGACCGAGTTCCTCAACTGGCGGATCTACGAGACCTTCTACACCGAGGGGAACTTCGGCATGGCCTCGGCCATGGCGGTGATCCTGATGATCTTCATCATGATCATCTCGATCGCCTCGTTCCGGATGCTGGGAACGGACGTGGAGTACTAG
- a CDS encoding heparinase II/III family protein, whose amino-acid sequence MTTSIVLSAAEEARLLEQLGRHAWYRQAFERFRSRVDELIERSPRIPIAKGRAFYESCPDDNARLLFDPYAPHSHLCPKCGRNWTGEAFDLSWVRQFQEWLGKRLVEAGIVYRLVGEERYALLVRDSLAHFIANYRHYPLANNLLGPTRLFQSTYLEAFWLVDAVAAYDLTRSSGVYSQADHSGIRELFYESASIVRSYDEGVSNRQAFNNAGMGAVALLYEDDELLTHVLRGPHGFAFHMRESLLEDGIWYEGETYHFATLDHTLDLAEMARHRGIDLYSGGTGLGSLRPMFDGPLQVMLPDLTFPSRKDSWFGRGIGYHKEIYELGYARYGDERYGGLLAQAYSSGRVDRADMSWRTFLHLEPELPEVRLRDLRPKGCEPMPGTGVAILRRDDGGTYASLEYGHYGGGHGHPDRLHLTLFADGAHWLLDPGTGWYHVPELGWYRSTVAHNTLSVDGRLQVPREGELVAFGDAGGYQVAQTRVAGIADGVQARRTLCLGEGFLLDVVDAWAEDERLFDLSLHTPAVPGEVRPRGSAQRLGARDGYEFLGEAHQMSRPLDIDLLAGDSSLRLVQDADALHYLSKAPGIPLREEEPLTSLISRAKGKRIRFASAYLWGPARHEYGLRVEEDELLLESDDLTHRLLVSRGNDGVAVSCTRHHSLHCLAWFGSRSFRLSGVSIESDLALEAAALVRAGASGWGVELPESFGQVTVRGLEAGAVAELCLTPKLGTVSSRSGGELRLTQKSGTLIWREGERPLHLFAGVGNGLTVNLKSYDGEPDRPVLELPDGWQASGPRDLGSGRWQWSVRAPLVTGETGGELVVRAGAEALSLPYTVQAPISTCWLVVSAGGEPQLVLEVRDLSGRSHRLAAGLRTPWSNERFELELPADGMVRLPLPLPVWAPEPVEGDASTDGTPLVSGSAWRLPGLEDRSGAYSADAELTLYSVADEPRTDPGDVDWPPESSPGAAGESALHQPGGAPAFVGITRANLPLYWSERTAEGVRLGGSEPIAEGASPGAGEQALLCLGHDDQALWSDRRWRGPDDASARASLRWSAEGLRLECLVRDDLHVTDGNVDDAYENDSLQVYFDFREDHHGDRNFGPGVAAYVLAPASDRREVRVLPIAGNREISNRGARAAWFSTDGVEATCEPTDEGYLVRAFFPFASLGTSPLRPGDVIGFDLALSDNDGTWYRNTQLLWSGARGRRCYIRGSYHDPREFGWLIVAGG is encoded by the coding sequence GTGACGACGAGTATCGTTCTCTCTGCGGCAGAGGAAGCGCGGCTGCTGGAGCAACTGGGCAGGCACGCCTGGTACCGGCAGGCGTTCGAGCGTTTCCGGTCGCGGGTCGACGAGCTGATCGAACGCTCACCGCGGATCCCGATCGCCAAGGGCCGCGCCTTCTACGAGTCTTGCCCCGACGACAACGCCCGGCTGCTCTTCGATCCGTACGCGCCCCATTCGCACCTGTGCCCCAAGTGCGGTCGCAACTGGACCGGCGAGGCGTTCGACCTCTCCTGGGTGCGCCAGTTCCAGGAGTGGTTGGGCAAGCGCCTGGTCGAAGCGGGGATCGTGTACCGGCTCGTGGGCGAGGAACGCTACGCGCTGCTCGTGCGCGACTCGTTGGCGCACTTCATCGCGAACTACCGTCACTACCCGCTGGCGAACAACCTCCTGGGCCCCACCCGGCTCTTCCAGAGCACCTACCTGGAGGCTTTCTGGCTGGTGGACGCGGTGGCCGCCTACGATCTCACCCGCTCGTCCGGGGTCTACTCGCAAGCCGACCACTCCGGCATCCGCGAGCTGTTCTATGAGTCGGCCTCGATCGTGCGCAGCTACGACGAGGGCGTCAGCAACCGGCAGGCGTTCAACAACGCCGGGATGGGTGCGGTGGCCCTGCTCTACGAGGATGACGAGCTCCTGACCCATGTGCTTCGCGGCCCGCACGGCTTCGCCTTCCACATGCGCGAATCGCTGCTGGAGGACGGCATCTGGTACGAGGGTGAGACCTACCATTTCGCCACCCTCGACCACACGCTCGATCTTGCGGAGATGGCCCGGCATCGCGGCATCGATCTCTACTCCGGCGGAACCGGACTCGGTTCGTTGCGGCCGATGTTCGACGGCCCGCTCCAGGTGATGCTTCCCGACCTCACCTTCCCGTCGCGGAAGGACTCCTGGTTCGGCCGGGGTATCGGCTACCACAAGGAGATCTACGAGCTCGGCTACGCCCGCTACGGGGACGAACGTTACGGCGGGTTGCTGGCTCAGGCCTACTCCTCCGGCCGGGTCGACCGGGCCGACATGAGCTGGCGAACCTTCCTCCACCTCGAACCGGAGTTGCCGGAGGTGCGCCTCCGCGACCTCCGACCGAAGGGGTGCGAACCGATGCCCGGCACCGGCGTCGCCATCTTGCGGCGCGACGATGGGGGCACATACGCCAGCCTCGAGTACGGACATTACGGTGGCGGCCACGGCCACCCGGACAGGCTCCACCTGACACTCTTCGCGGACGGAGCACACTGGCTGCTCGACCCCGGCACCGGCTGGTACCACGTGCCCGAGCTGGGCTGGTACCGCTCCACCGTCGCGCACAACACGCTGTCGGTGGATGGAAGACTACAGGTACCGAGGGAGGGGGAGCTGGTCGCTTTCGGAGACGCCGGCGGCTATCAGGTAGCGCAGACCAGGGTAGCCGGGATCGCCGATGGCGTCCAGGCCCGCCGCACTCTCTGCCTCGGTGAGGGGTTCCTGCTCGACGTCGTCGACGCTTGGGCCGAAGACGAACGGCTGTTCGACCTGTCGCTGCACACCCCAGCCGTGCCTGGGGAGGTTCGGCCCCGCGGTTCCGCCCAGAGACTGGGCGCGCGTGACGGTTACGAGTTCCTCGGCGAGGCCCACCAGATGTCACGGCCGCTCGACATCGATCTCCTGGCCGGCGACTCCAGCTTGCGGCTGGTGCAGGACGCCGACGCCCTCCACTACCTCTCGAAGGCGCCCGGGATCCCCCTACGTGAAGAGGAGCCGCTCACCTCGCTGATCAGCAGGGCCAAGGGGAAGCGGATCCGCTTCGCCAGCGCCTACCTGTGGGGGCCGGCTCGCCACGAGTACGGTCTGCGGGTCGAGGAGGATGAGCTGCTCCTGGAAAGCGACGACCTGACGCACCGTCTACTGGTTTCGCGGGGCAACGACGGGGTTGCGGTCTCGTGTACGCGCCACCACTCACTCCACTGCCTCGCCTGGTTCGGCTCCCGTAGCTTCCGCCTCTCGGGAGTATCGATCGAGTCGGACCTGGCACTGGAAGCTGCGGCGCTTGTCCGCGCGGGTGCCAGCGGCTGGGGCGTCGAACTGCCGGAGTCGTTCGGGCAGGTGACCGTGCGCGGACTGGAGGCCGGGGCGGTGGCCGAGCTCTGCCTCACGCCCAAACTGGGAACGGTGTCCTCCAGGAGCGGCGGAGAACTCCGTCTGACGCAGAAGAGCGGAACCCTGATCTGGCGCGAAGGCGAGCGTCCCTTACACCTCTTCGCGGGTGTCGGGAACGGACTGACGGTCAACCTCAAGTCGTACGACGGGGAGCCCGACCGGCCGGTCCTGGAGCTGCCTGACGGCTGGCAGGCGAGCGGTCCCCGGGACTTGGGGTCGGGACGCTGGCAGTGGAGTGTGCGGGCGCCGTTGGTCACCGGTGAAACCGGGGGCGAGCTGGTAGTGCGAGCGGGCGCTGAGGCGCTTTCCCTCCCGTACACCGTCCAGGCGCCGATCTCCACCTGTTGGCTGGTCGTGTCGGCCGGCGGGGAGCCGCAGCTGGTACTGGAGGTCCGTGACCTCTCGGGGCGTTCGCACAGGCTCGCTGCGGGCCTGCGGACGCCCTGGTCGAACGAGAGGTTCGAACTCGAGCTACCCGCCGATGGGATGGTTCGCCTGCCTCTGCCGCTGCCCGTTTGGGCGCCCGAGCCCGTCGAGGGTGACGCGTCGACGGACGGAACACCCCTCGTGAGCGGTAGCGCCTGGCGACTCCCGGGTCTGGAGGATCGCTCCGGCGCCTACTCCGCTGACGCAGAGCTGACCCTGTACTCCGTGGCCGATGAGCCGCGGACCGACCCCGGGGACGTCGACTGGCCGCCCGAGTCCTCCCCTGGCGCTGCCGGGGAGAGTGCCCTTCACCAGCCCGGAGGAGCTCCCGCTTTCGTGGGCATCACCCGCGCCAACCTGCCTCTCTACTGGAGCGAGCGGACCGCTGAGGGCGTGAGGCTCGGTGGAAGTGAGCCGATAGCTGAGGGCGCGAGCCCAGGCGCGGGAGAACAGGCGCTTCTGTGCCTCGGCCACGACGATCAGGCCCTCTGGTCGGACCGGCGCTGGCGGGGACCGGATGACGCGTCGGCCCGGGCCTCCCTTCGCTGGAGCGCCGAGGGCCTCCGCCTCGAGTGCCTCGTGCGCGACGACTTGCACGTGACCGACGGCAACGTCGACGACGCCTACGAGAACGACTCGCTGCAGGTCTACTTCGACTTCCGCGAGGACCACCACGGCGACCGCAACTTCGGCCCCGGCGTGGCGGCCTACGTCCTCGCGCCGGCGTCCGACCGGCGGGAGGTCCGGGTTCTGCCTATCGCCGGCAACCGGGAGATCTCGAACCGCGGCGCTCGGGCCGCCTGGTTCTCGACCGATGGCGTCGAGGCCACCTGCGAACCGACCGACGAGGGGTACCTGGTACGTGCCTTCTTCCCCTTCGCCAGCCTGGGCACGAGCCCGCTGCGCCCCGGCGACGTCATCGGCTTCGACCTGGCGCTCTCCGACAACGACGGCACCTGGTACCGCAACACCCAGTTGCTGTGGAGCGGCGCTCGCGGCCGCCGCTGCTACATCCGCGGTTCCTACCACGATCCCCGTGAGTTCGGCTGGTTGATAGTGGCGGGCGGATGA